One genomic segment of Brassica napus cultivar Da-Ae chromosome A3, Da-Ae, whole genome shotgun sequence includes these proteins:
- the LOC106443882 gene encoding protein LIGHT-DEPENDENT SHORT HYPOCOTYLS 2, whose translation MDSISQNHNNKNPSTTLSAQPPTTSRYENQKRRDWNTFCQYLRNHRPPLSLPSCSGAHVIEFLRYLDQFGKTKVHNQNCAFFGLPDPPEPCPCPLRQAWGSLDALIGRLRAAYEENGGAPEISPFGSSSVRIFLREVRDFQAKARGVSYEKKRKRVNNKQITQSCLQPPLHTAALAQGQPMMAKYHHSET comes from the coding sequence atggatTCGATTTCTCAAAATCATAATAACAAGAACCCTAGTACCACTCTCTCGGCACAACCTCCTACCACTAGCCGCTACGAGAACCAGAAACGCCGTGATTGGAACACTTTCTGCCAATACCTCAGAAACCATCGTCCACCACTCTCTCTACCGTCTTGCAGCGGCGCACACGTCATAGAGTTTCTGCGTTACCTTGACCAGTTCGGGAAAACCAAAGTCCACAACCAAAACTGCGCCTTCTTTGGCCTCCCAGATCCTCCGGAGCCTTGTCCTTGTCCTCTCCGACAAGCTTGGGGCTCACTTGACGCTCTTATCGGTCGTCTCCGTGCCGCCTACGAGGAGAACGGTGGAGCTCCCGAGATCAGCCCTTTTGGCTCAAGTTCAGTCAGGATTTTCCTAAGAGAGGTTAGAGATTTTCAGGCTAAAGCACGTGGCGTTAGCTacgagaagaagaggaaaagggtcAATAACAAGCAAATAACCCAATCGTGTTTGCAGCCGCCTCTACATACAGCCGCACTGGCGCAAGGTCAGCCTATGATGGCTAAGTATCACCACAGTGAAACTTAA